Proteins co-encoded in one Arachis stenosperma cultivar V10309 chromosome 7, arast.V10309.gnm1.PFL2, whole genome shotgun sequence genomic window:
- the LOC130940998 gene encoding ruBisCO large subunit-binding protein subunit beta, chloroplastic-like: MASSTFSGAPSAGSLVAPPQKLSSSASISYLPFAAGRTRLNGVVLARRNRCPRVSAMAKELHFNKDGSAIKKLQSGVNKLADLVGVTLGPKGRNVVLESKYGSPKIVNDGVTVAKEVELEDPVENIGAKLVRQAAAKTNDLAGDGTTTSVVLAQGLIAEGVKVVAAGANPVLITRGIEKTTKALVSELKQMSKEVEDSELADVAAVSAGNNYEVGNMIAEAMSKVGRKGVVTLEEGKSADNHLYVVEGMQFDRGYISPYFVTDSEKMAVEYENCKLLLVDKKITNARDLINILEDAIRSGFPILIIAEDIEQEPLATLVVNKLRGSLKIAALKAPGFGERKSQYLDDIAILTGGTVIREEVGLTLDKAGKEVLGQASKVVLTKDTTTIVGDGSTQEAVTKRVAQIKNQIEAAEQEYEKEKLNERIAKLSGGVAVIQVGAQTETELKEKKLRVEDALNATKAAVEEGIVVGGGCTLLRLASKVDAIKDSLNNDEEKVGADIVKRALSYPLKLIAKNAGVNGSVVSEKVLSNDNHRYGYNAATGKYEDLMAAGIIDPTKVVRCCLEHAASVAKTFLMSDCVVVEIKEPEPVPAANPMDNSGYGY; encoded by the exons ATGGCGTCATCAACATTCTCTGGAGCTCCCTCTGCCGGCTCGCTCGTCGCGCCACCGCAGAAGCTCTCCTCCTCAGCCTCCATTTCTTACCTTCCCTTCGCGGCCGGAAGAACGCGACTCAACGGCGTTGTTCTTGCCAGGAGGAACCGGTGCCCCAGGGTCTCTGCCATGGCCAAGGAGTTGCATTTCAACAAGGATGGTTCAGCTATCAAGAAGCTCCAG AGCGGCGTGAACAAGCTTGCGGATTTGGTTGGGGTTACTCTTGGTCCTAAAGGAAGGAATGTTGTTCTTGAGAGCAAGTATGGCTCACCTAAGATTGTTAATGATGGTGTCACTGTCGCCAAAGAG GTTGAGTTGGAAGACCCCGTTGAGAATATTGGAGCCAAATTGGTGAGACAGGCAGCTGCCAAGACAAACGACTTGGCTGGTGATGGAACCACTACATCTGTTGTTCTTGCTCAGGGTCTCATTGCTGAAGGAGTTAAG GTTGTTGCAGCTGGTGCTAACCCTGTGCTCATCACCCGTGGGATTGAAAAGACAACAAAAGCCCTTGTATCTGAGCTTAAACAGATGTCAAAGGAG GTTGAAGATAGTGAGTTGGCAGATGTGGCAGCAGTTAGTGCAGGAAACAATTATGAAGTCGGGAATATGATAGCTGAAGCAATGAGCAAGGTTGGAAGAAAGGGTGTCGTGACACTTGAGGAGGGAAAGAGTGCAGATAACCACCTGTATGTTGTTGAGGGGATGCAATTTGACCGTGGCTACATTTCACCATACTTTGTTACTGATAGTGAGAAAATGGCTGTTGAATATGAGAATTGCAAG TTGCTGTTGGTTGATAAAAAGATAACAAATGCAAGGGATCTAATTAACATTCTGGAGGATGCAATTAGAAGTGGATTCCCTATTTTGATTATTGCAGAGGATATTGAACAAGAACCTCTAGCAACTCTTGTGGTGAACAAACTGAGAGGATCACTGAAGATTGCGGCACTGAAGGCCCCCGGATTTGGAGAACGCAAGAGCCAGTACCTTGATGATATTGCTATCTTAACTGGAG GTACTGTAATCAGGGAGGAAGTTGGCCTTACTCTAGACAAAGCTGGGAAAGAGGTTTTGGGGCAGGCCTCCAAGGTGGTGCTCACCAAGGATACAACCACAATTGTTGGTGATGGTAGTACCCAAGAAGCAGTGACTAAGAGAGTTGCACAAATTAAGAACCAAATTGAG GCTGCAGAGCAAGAGTATGAAAAGGAGAAGCTTAATGAAAGAATAGCAAAATTGTCTGGTGGTGTTGCTGTTATACAG GTTGGAGCACAAACTGAGACAGAGCTCAAAGAAAAGAAGTTGAGAGTTGAAGATGCTCTTAATGCTACAAAG GCAGCTGTTGAGGAAGGCATTGTAGTTGGTGGTGGGTGCACTCTGTTGAGACTTGCTTCAAAGGTGGATGCTATCAAGGATAGCCTTAATAATGATGAAGAGAAA GTTGGAGCAGATATTGTTAAAAGAGCTCTCAGTTACCCTCTGAAATTGATTGCCAAGAATGCTGGTGTAAATGGCAGTGTTGTCAGTGAGAAG GTTCTTTCCAACGACAATCATAGATATGGATATAATGCTGCCACTGGAAAATATGAAGATTTAATGGCTGCTGGAATCATTGATCCAACAAAG GTGGTGAGGTGTTGCCTGGAGCATGCAGCCTCTGTGGCAAAAACCTTCTTGATGTCAGACTGTGTGGTTGTTGAGATTAAGGAGCCTGAGCCTGTACCTGCTGCCAATCCCATGGACAATTCAG gATACGGCTACTAA